The following proteins are co-located in the Syngnathus scovelli strain Florida chromosome 21, RoL_Ssco_1.2, whole genome shotgun sequence genome:
- the LOC125991256 gene encoding glycylpeptide N-tetradecanoyltransferase 1: MSESSSVLAGGASKMTDLNSPGKDVEDDDGGAPKQSQKKRDKQRAERPRDVFEKLDSLPESKQQEIQRALHLFSFGQTMPKTLQQAMRRTYKFWDTQPDPKLGEIVIGHGEITEGEASAPEEPYSLPGGFSWDTLDLSGPSAIRELCTLLNENYTEEDDNTVTSDFSEEYLRWVLQPPNWLAQWHCGIRVEANKKLVGFIAAVPAHVHVGDAEKKRMAQIKFLCVHKKLRLKRMTPVLIRELARRVRRQGVCQAVYTASVVLPTPLSSGGLYHRPMNFRKLTELQYPGIRGDVPLQRALKFYRLPENTKTPGLRPMTKDDVERMHELLRTNLSKFHLRASWSLEEVSHWFLPREGVVDTYVVEAADGALTDVVSFYQISSKVLNHQLHSSMRAAHLFYAASAANGNLLQLMEDTLVLIKSKGFDIIIAADVMDNQSFLEKLKFSFSGKRLHYYLYNWRCPRLPADKVGLVLPN; this comes from the exons ATGTCAGAGAGCAGCTCAGTCTTAGCTGGAGGAGCTTCAAAAATGACTGATTTGAATTCACC tggTAAGGATGTGGAGGATGACGATGGCGGCGCTCCAAAGCAAAGTCAAAAGAAGCGAGATAAACAGAGAGCAGAGAGACCCCGAGATGTTTTTGAaaag CTGGATTCTTTGCCTGAAAGCAAGCAGCAGGAGATTCAAAGGGCCCTCCATCTTTTCTCTTTCGGACAAACCATGCCCAAGACGCTTCAGCAGGCCATGCGGCGCACGTACAAGTTCTGGGACACGCAGCCCGACCCGAAACTTG GGGAAATCGTCATCGGCCACGGGGAAATAACGGAAGGTGAAGCCAGCGCTCCAGAGGAACCTTACTCGCTGCCTGGAGGCTTCTCCTGGGACACCCTGGACCTGAGCGGACCTTCAGCG ATCCGAGAACTTTGCACACTCCTGAATGAAAATTACACCGaagaggacgacaacaccgtcaCGTCCGACTTCTCCGAGGAGTATCTTCGATG GGTCCTGCAGCCCCCAAATTGGCTGGCCCAGTGGCACTGCGGCATCAGAGTGGAGGCCAACAAGAAGCTGGTGGGCTTCATCGCCGCCGTCCCCGCGCACGTGCACGTAGGCGACGC GGAGAAGAAGCGGATGGCGCAGATTAAATTTCTCTGCGTGCATAAGAAGCTACGCCTCAAGAGAATGACCCCGGTTCTGATCCGCGAGCTGGCCAGACGGGTCCGGCGGCAGGGTGTCTGCCAGGCGGTGTACACGGCCTCCGTGGTGCTGCCGACGCCGCTCAGCTCCGGCGG ATTGTACCATCGACCTATGAACTTCCGCAAGCTGACGGAGCTCCAGTACCCCGGGATCCGAGGAGACGTCCCCCTGCAGAGGGCGCTCAAATTCTACCGCCTCCCTGAA AACACCAAGACGCCAGGTTTGCGCCCCATGACCAAAGACGACGTTGAGAGGATGCACGAGCTTCTCCGAACAAACCTCAGCAAGTTCCACCTCAGGGCCAGCTGGTCCCTCGAGGAGGTTTCGCACTGGTTCCTGCCCAGAGAGGGTGTGGTTGACACCTACGTGGTTGAG GCTGCTGATGGTGCTCTGACGGACGTGGTGAGCTTCTATCAAATCTCCTCCAAGGTGCTCAACCACCAGCTGCACAGCAGCATGAGAGCTGCTCACCTTTTTTATGCAGCCTCAGCTGCCAACGGCAACCTGCTCCAGCTCATGGAGGACACGCTGGTCCTGATCAAATCT aAAGGATTTGACATCATCATTGCCGCTGATGTGATGGATAACCAAAGTTTCCTGGAGAAGCTCAAATTCAGCTTCAGCGGCAAGAGGCTTCATTATTATTTGTACAACTGGAGGTGTCCCAGGCTGCCTGCAGACAAG gtgGGCTTGGTGTTACCCAACTAA